One Poecilia reticulata strain Guanapo linkage group LG4, Guppy_female_1.0+MT, whole genome shotgun sequence genomic window carries:
- the LOC103463584 gene encoding ubiquitin carboxyl-terminal hydrolase 37-like isoform X1, whose product MFWIPFKRRKKKRQKKRPTDACGDDKISSLQNSLQTNAPSPKTSWWLCVPYKKKKKNKTNFNQDVVKLSISSASEKSSSTKSQDAEVGVGVWVYPSSDSALSTYNDYETPDSVQSRFTEKTDKVRKVPNSELRRKTHPSRVSRETENDTKRVSSTESVEVISPGPPHGSVIDVSVTEVNEIQPQVSPEFNIFIPDSNSYNNLNLYLGIRETGPNEDLDCLGLPNLGLTCYINSILQSLLTLRCFVQELHNQLPVWSSHPKSQLFRAILDTEVSCFSDMKEEKKAVLSFFKKTVAKFNSSFDDDGQKDASEFLICVLDIMRSLSHEMHVRASDLGLTYKCPVAEHIALQMMSTRTCMGCGDQSHTVEDFVSLSLDLVPHGSVNQCLEEYLREGHLEHMCHCGVKNSSVQSSFLTLPNVLILHLKRFKFTRSNAVKKIKKPVALSRELMVREEFTATKNMATYYFLVSIVSHIGSKADSGHYICDGIHRRQNMNITDDSWLTYDDEHVSQTTEEEVCLWRERNAFLLFYEKRRS is encoded by the exons ATGTTCTGGATCCCTTTTAAACGACGGAAG aaaaaacgTCAAAAAAAACGTCCAACGGATGCATGTGGAGATGATAAAATCTCTTCTCTGCAGAACAG CTTGCAGACAAACGCACCATCTCCCAAAACCTCCTGGTGGCTCTGTGTTCCTTATAAGAAG aaaaagaaaaataagaccAATTTCAATCAAGATGTTGTCAAGTTATCAATTTCGTCAGCCTCAGAAAAGAG CTCCAGCACAAAGTCACAGGATGCAGAAGTTGGTGTCGGGGTCTGGGTATATCCTTCTTCTGACAGTGCTCTATCTACTTATAATGATTATGAGACTCCAGATTCAGTCCAATCACGCTTCACCGAAAAAAC agACAAAGTCAGGAAAGTACCAAATAGTGAGCTTAGGAGAAAGACACATCCTTCTAGAGTATCAAGAGAAACTGAGAATGACACAAAG AGAGTCTCTTCAACTGAGAGCGTAGAAGTCATATCTCCTGGGCCTCCCCATGGATCCGTCATAGATGTCTCAGTTACTGAGGTTAATGAAATTCAGCCACAAGTCTCACCTgagttcaacatttttatcCCTGACTCCAATAGCTACAACAACCTGAATCTATATTTAGGGATCAGAGAAACTGGACCAAATGAGGATTTAGACTGCCTTGG GCTACCCAACCTGGGACTGACTTGCTACATCAACTCTATCCTACAAAGCCTTCTCACCCTGAGATGCTTCGTTCAAGAGCTCCACAACCAGCTACCCGTGTGGAGTTCTCACCCCAAATCCCAGCTCTTCAG AGCAATTCTGGACACTGAAGTCTCCTGCTTCTCCGAcatgaaagaggagaaaaaagcggttctgtccttttttaaaaagaccGTCGCCAAGTTTAATTCAAGCTTTGATGATGACGGACAGAAA GACGCCTCCGAGTTCCTCATCTGTGTTCTGGACATAATGAGGTCCCTGTCGCACGAAATGCACGTGAGAGCGTCGGACTTGGGCTTGACCTACAAATGCCCCGTCGCTGAGCACATTGCACTGCAGATGATGAGCACCAGAACCTGCATGGG ATGCGGTGATCAGTCCCACACAGTGGAGGACTTTGTCAGCCTCAGTCTGGATCTGGTCCCACACGGTTCAGTGAACCAGTGTCTAGAGGAGTACCTCAGG GAGGGCCATTTAGAACACATGTGCCATTGTGGAGTGAAGAACTCATCAGTGCAGAGCTCATTCCTCACTCTTCCAAA CGTGCTGATCCTGCACCTGAAGCGCTTTAAATTCACCAGGTCAAATGCAGTGAAGAAGATAAAAAAGCCCGTCGCTCTGTCGAGAGAACTTATGGTGAGAGAAGAGTTCACAGCCACaaaaaat ATGGCGACCTATTATTTTTTGGTGAGCATCGTCAGCCACATAGGGTCCAAAGCTGACAGCG GCCATTACATCTGCGACGGCATTCACAGGAGGCAGAATATGAACATTACAGACGACTCTTGGCTGACGTACGATGATGAGCACGTCAGCCAGACAACAGAAGAAGAGGTCTGCTTGTGGCGGGAGCGAAACGCTTTCCTGCTCTTCTAtgagaaaagaagaagctgA
- the LOC103463584 gene encoding ubiquitin carboxyl-terminal hydrolase 37-like isoform X2, which produces MHVEMIKSLLCRTACRQTHHLPKPPGGSVFLIRRDKVRKVPNSELRRKTHPSRVSRETENDTKRVSSTESVEVISPGPPHGSVIDVSVTEVNEIQPQVSPEFNIFIPDSNSYNNLNLYLGIRETGPNEDLDCLGLPNLGLTCYINSILQSLLTLRCFVQELHNQLPVWSSHPKSQLFRAILDTEVSCFSDMKEEKKAVLSFFKKTVAKFNSSFDDDGQKDASEFLICVLDIMRSLSHEMHVRASDLGLTYKCPVAEHIALQMMSTRTCMGCGDQSHTVEDFVSLSLDLVPHGSVNQCLEEYLREGHLEHMCHCGVKNSSVQSSFLTLPNVLILHLKRFKFTRSNAVKKIKKPVALSRELMVREEFTATKNMATYYFLVSIVSHIGSKADSGHYICDGIHRRQNMNITDDSWLTYDDEHVSQTTEEEVCLWRERNAFLLFYEKRRS; this is translated from the exons ATGCATGTGGAGATGATAAAATCTCTTCTCTGCAGAACAG CTTGCAGACAAACGCACCATCTCCCAAAACCTCCTGGTGGCTCTGTGTTCCTTATAAGAAG agACAAAGTCAGGAAAGTACCAAATAGTGAGCTTAGGAGAAAGACACATCCTTCTAGAGTATCAAGAGAAACTGAGAATGACACAAAG AGAGTCTCTTCAACTGAGAGCGTAGAAGTCATATCTCCTGGGCCTCCCCATGGATCCGTCATAGATGTCTCAGTTACTGAGGTTAATGAAATTCAGCCACAAGTCTCACCTgagttcaacatttttatcCCTGACTCCAATAGCTACAACAACCTGAATCTATATTTAGGGATCAGAGAAACTGGACCAAATGAGGATTTAGACTGCCTTGG GCTACCCAACCTGGGACTGACTTGCTACATCAACTCTATCCTACAAAGCCTTCTCACCCTGAGATGCTTCGTTCAAGAGCTCCACAACCAGCTACCCGTGTGGAGTTCTCACCCCAAATCCCAGCTCTTCAG AGCAATTCTGGACACTGAAGTCTCCTGCTTCTCCGAcatgaaagaggagaaaaaagcggttctgtccttttttaaaaagaccGTCGCCAAGTTTAATTCAAGCTTTGATGATGACGGACAGAAA GACGCCTCCGAGTTCCTCATCTGTGTTCTGGACATAATGAGGTCCCTGTCGCACGAAATGCACGTGAGAGCGTCGGACTTGGGCTTGACCTACAAATGCCCCGTCGCTGAGCACATTGCACTGCAGATGATGAGCACCAGAACCTGCATGGG ATGCGGTGATCAGTCCCACACAGTGGAGGACTTTGTCAGCCTCAGTCTGGATCTGGTCCCACACGGTTCAGTGAACCAGTGTCTAGAGGAGTACCTCAGG GAGGGCCATTTAGAACACATGTGCCATTGTGGAGTGAAGAACTCATCAGTGCAGAGCTCATTCCTCACTCTTCCAAA CGTGCTGATCCTGCACCTGAAGCGCTTTAAATTCACCAGGTCAAATGCAGTGAAGAAGATAAAAAAGCCCGTCGCTCTGTCGAGAGAACTTATGGTGAGAGAAGAGTTCACAGCCACaaaaaat ATGGCGACCTATTATTTTTTGGTGAGCATCGTCAGCCACATAGGGTCCAAAGCTGACAGCG GCCATTACATCTGCGACGGCATTCACAGGAGGCAGAATATGAACATTACAGACGACTCTTGGCTGACGTACGATGATGAGCACGTCAGCCAGACAACAGAAGAAGAGGTCTGCTTGTGGCGGGAGCGAAACGCTTTCCTGCTCTTCTAtgagaaaagaagaagctgA
- the LOC103464045 gene encoding latent-transforming growth factor beta-binding protein 4 isoform X1, whose translation MTRLWTLVSALLLLLRVTGVVSNREENDNEVLKQLETKLNRSQNPEIENAIRNITEVMESRTATTPPTIMTSRPSPTRARCPGNQVTQVGSTACGCPSGTVQSGDSCTCPVGFALHGTAECKDVNECEGPGPCGPHASCTNTPGSFSCSCLRGYLMGPGGCQDIDECALAAVTGLQACQEGAECTNTPGSFTCSCPVGYVRALNGQGCVDVDECSFEELCRRELGNICVNTPGSFLCQCQQGFRAEAPACVDVDECMESPELCEGQGVCENTLGSYKCICRPGYQGNGTHCEDENECASGIHRCDTNARCGNIIGSYFCQCYQGFNGDGHACFDVDECLLNNGHCEHNCTNELGTHSCQCAAGYQLDQGGHNCTDVDECSAPNGTCQHICVNTIGSFRCSCKPGYQLHIDGRTCVDVDECKLQNGGCSHACTNSPGGFTCHCPRPLLLDTDNLSCANATSCLLRNGGCNHVCSLRAEGDIQCSCRAGWKLGDDLKSCIDANECGDFTNGGCEQLCVNHPGGFNCTCKEGYEVRADNPARCQPVCDPPCQNYGVCVGPNGCDCPPGYPGVGCSAICSPPCAHGGTCMRWNMCLCPSGWTGEGCHTAVCELPCANGGRCVGPDTCQCSSDYTGPQCLLPLCTPACQNGGRCVDVNKCTCVAGWQGARCQIEPIQCQKPCRNGGVCVGLNRCRCAKGFTGSLCDTAVTTRCVPPCQHGATCSPHNTCTCPEGTAGLRCERLTCPVVTMVVSTARAVRKAVRESYVDRCGPLGVQLCTKYRMNQARVYLQAYRVGYKIQCPVTKNT comes from the exons CCAACGATTATGACGTCTCGGCCGAGCCCCACTCGTGCTCGGTGTCCAGGAAACCAGGTGACGCAGGTGGGCAGCACTGCTTGCGGCTGTCCGTCCGGGACAGTGCAGAGCGGTGACAGCTGTACTTGCCCTGTAGGATTCGCTCTGCACGGAACAGCCGAGTGTAAAG ATGTTAATGAGTGTGAAGGACCCGGGCCATGTGGTCCCCATGCCAGCTGCACTAATACCCCCGGCTCATTCTCATGTTCCTGTCTCCGTGGCTACCTgatgggtcctggagggtgccaGG acataGATGAATGTGCTCTGGCTGCGGTCACGGGCTTGCAGGCCTGTCAGGAAGGGGCTGAATGTACAAACACCCCTGGTTCCTTCACCTGCTCGTGCCCAGTGGGATATGTAAGGGCTTTGAATGGACAAGGCTGTGTAG ATGTGGATGAGTGCAGCTTTGAGGAGCTGTGTCGCCGTGAACTGGGAAACATATGTGTGAACACTCCCGGCAGCTTTCTGTGCCAGTGCCAGCAGGGCTTTAGAGCCGAGGCCCCTGCCTGTGTTG ATGTGGATGAGTGTATGGAGAGTCCCGAGTTGTGCGAAGGTCAGGGTGTGTGTGAGAACACGCTCGGGAGCTACAAGTGTATTTGTAGACCCGGTTACCAGGGAAACGGCACACACTGCGAAG ATGAGAACGAGTGCGCATCAGGCATTCACAGGTGTGACACCAACGCTCGGTGTGGCAACATCATCGGTTCGTACTTCTGCCAGTGTTACCAGGGTTTTAATGGAGATGGGCATGCTTGCTTTG ATGTTGACGAGTGCCTTCTCAACAATGGGCACTGTGAACACAACTGCACCAATGAATTAGGAACGCACAGCTGTCAGTGTGCTGCAGGCTACCAGCTGGACCAGGGTGGACATAACTGCACag ATGTGGATGAGTGTTCAGCTCCAAATGGGACCTGTCAGCACATTTGCGTCAACACTATAGGCTCTTTCCGGTGCTCCTGTAAACCGGGCTACCAGCTGCACATTGATGGCCGCACCTGCGTAG ACGTCGACGAATGCAAACTGCAGAATGGCGGATGCTCTCACGCCTGTACCAACTCTCCTGGGGGATTCACCTGCCACTGCCCGCGTCCTCTGTTGTTGGATACAGACAACCTCTCTTGCGCTA ATGCTACCTCTTGTCTGCTAAGAAATGGAGGCTGCAACCACGTATGTTCCCTAAGAGCTGAGGGCGACATCCAGTGTAGCTGTCGCGCAGGTTGGAAGCTGGGAGACGACCTCAAGAGCTGCATTG ACGCGAACGAGTGCGGGGACTTTACAAACGGAGGCTGTGAGCAGCTCTGTGTGAACCACCCCGGGGGGTTTAACTGCACCTGCAAGGAGGGGTACGAGGTCCGAGCTGATAACCCCGCCAGGTGTCAGC CTGTGTGCGACCCACCATGTCAGAACTACGGAGTGTGTGTGGGGCCAAACGGCTGCGACTGTCCTCCAGGCTACCCTGGTGTGGGATGCTCAG CCATTTGCTCTCCCCCCTGTGCCCATGGAGGAACCTGCATGCGCTGGAACATGTGTTTGTGTCCTTCTGGGTGGACAGGAGAAGGCTGCCACACAG CTGTGTGCGAGCTGCCGTGTGCAAACGGCGGTCGCTGTGTCGGCCCCGATACCTGCCAGTGTTCCTCTGATTACACGGGCCCCCAGTGCCTGTTGC caCTGTGCACTCCAGCCTGTCAGAATGGGGGCAGATGTGTGGATGTTAACAAATGCACGTGTGTTGCTGGATGGCAAGGAGCTCGATGCCAGATTg AGCCCATCCAGTGTCAAAAGCCCTGCAGGAacggaggtgtgtgtgtgggcctTAACCGATGCCGCTGCGCCAAAGGATTCACCGGCAGTCTCTGTGACACAG CTGTAACAACACGATGTGTCCCACCTTGTCAACATGGAGCCACCTGCAGCCCACACAACACCTGCACCTGTCCAGAAGGCACCGCAGGCCTGCGCTGTGAGAGACT GACGTGTCCTGTGGTCACCATGGTGGTCAGTACAGCTCGTGCTGTGAGGAAAGCTGTCAGGGAGAGCTACGTTGACCGCTGTGGACCCCTGGGAGTTCAGCTTTGCACTAAATACAG GATGAACCAGGCTCGTGTGTACCTGCAGGCCTACAGGGTTGGCTACAAAATCCAGTGTCCTGTGACGAAGAACACATGA
- the LOC103464045 gene encoding signal peptide, CUB and EGF-like domain-containing protein 3 isoform X3 yields the protein MYKHPWFLHLLVPSGICKGFEWTRLYVDECSFEELCRRELGNICVNTPGSFLCQCQQGFRAEAPACVDVDECMESPELCEGQGVCENTLGSYKCICRPGYQGNGTHCEDENECASGIHRCDTNARCGNIIGSYFCQCYQGFNGDGHACFDVDECLLNNGHCEHNCTNELGTHSCQCAAGYQLDQGGHNCTDVDECSAPNGTCQHICVNTIGSFRCSCKPGYQLHIDGRTCVDVDECKLQNGGCSHACTNSPGGFTCHCPRPLLLDTDNLSCANATSCLLRNGGCNHVCSLRAEGDIQCSCRAGWKLGDDLKSCIDANECGDFTNGGCEQLCVNHPGGFNCTCKEGYEVRADNPARCQPVCDPPCQNYGVCVGPNGCDCPPGYPGVGCSAICSPPCAHGGTCMRWNMCLCPSGWTGEGCHTAVCELPCANGGRCVGPDTCQCSSDYTGPQCLLPLCTPACQNGGRCVDVNKCTCVAGWQGARCQIEPIQCQKPCRNGGVCVGLNRCRCAKGFTGSLCDTAVTTRCVPPCQHGATCSPHNTCTCPEGTAGLRCERLTCPVVTMVVSTARAVRKAVRESYVDRCGPLGVQLCTKYRMNQARVYLQAYRVGYKIQCPVTKNT from the exons ATGTACAAACACCCCTGGTTCCTTCACCTGCTCGTGCCCAGTGGGATATGTAAGGGCTTTGAATGGACAAGGCTGT ATGTGGATGAGTGCAGCTTTGAGGAGCTGTGTCGCCGTGAACTGGGAAACATATGTGTGAACACTCCCGGCAGCTTTCTGTGCCAGTGCCAGCAGGGCTTTAGAGCCGAGGCCCCTGCCTGTGTTG ATGTGGATGAGTGTATGGAGAGTCCCGAGTTGTGCGAAGGTCAGGGTGTGTGTGAGAACACGCTCGGGAGCTACAAGTGTATTTGTAGACCCGGTTACCAGGGAAACGGCACACACTGCGAAG ATGAGAACGAGTGCGCATCAGGCATTCACAGGTGTGACACCAACGCTCGGTGTGGCAACATCATCGGTTCGTACTTCTGCCAGTGTTACCAGGGTTTTAATGGAGATGGGCATGCTTGCTTTG ATGTTGACGAGTGCCTTCTCAACAATGGGCACTGTGAACACAACTGCACCAATGAATTAGGAACGCACAGCTGTCAGTGTGCTGCAGGCTACCAGCTGGACCAGGGTGGACATAACTGCACag ATGTGGATGAGTGTTCAGCTCCAAATGGGACCTGTCAGCACATTTGCGTCAACACTATAGGCTCTTTCCGGTGCTCCTGTAAACCGGGCTACCAGCTGCACATTGATGGCCGCACCTGCGTAG ACGTCGACGAATGCAAACTGCAGAATGGCGGATGCTCTCACGCCTGTACCAACTCTCCTGGGGGATTCACCTGCCACTGCCCGCGTCCTCTGTTGTTGGATACAGACAACCTCTCTTGCGCTA ATGCTACCTCTTGTCTGCTAAGAAATGGAGGCTGCAACCACGTATGTTCCCTAAGAGCTGAGGGCGACATCCAGTGTAGCTGTCGCGCAGGTTGGAAGCTGGGAGACGACCTCAAGAGCTGCATTG ACGCGAACGAGTGCGGGGACTTTACAAACGGAGGCTGTGAGCAGCTCTGTGTGAACCACCCCGGGGGGTTTAACTGCACCTGCAAGGAGGGGTACGAGGTCCGAGCTGATAACCCCGCCAGGTGTCAGC CTGTGTGCGACCCACCATGTCAGAACTACGGAGTGTGTGTGGGGCCAAACGGCTGCGACTGTCCTCCAGGCTACCCTGGTGTGGGATGCTCAG CCATTTGCTCTCCCCCCTGTGCCCATGGAGGAACCTGCATGCGCTGGAACATGTGTTTGTGTCCTTCTGGGTGGACAGGAGAAGGCTGCCACACAG CTGTGTGCGAGCTGCCGTGTGCAAACGGCGGTCGCTGTGTCGGCCCCGATACCTGCCAGTGTTCCTCTGATTACACGGGCCCCCAGTGCCTGTTGC caCTGTGCACTCCAGCCTGTCAGAATGGGGGCAGATGTGTGGATGTTAACAAATGCACGTGTGTTGCTGGATGGCAAGGAGCTCGATGCCAGATTg AGCCCATCCAGTGTCAAAAGCCCTGCAGGAacggaggtgtgtgtgtgggcctTAACCGATGCCGCTGCGCCAAAGGATTCACCGGCAGTCTCTGTGACACAG CTGTAACAACACGATGTGTCCCACCTTGTCAACATGGAGCCACCTGCAGCCCACACAACACCTGCACCTGTCCAGAAGGCACCGCAGGCCTGCGCTGTGAGAGACT GACGTGTCCTGTGGTCACCATGGTGGTCAGTACAGCTCGTGCTGTGAGGAAAGCTGTCAGGGAGAGCTACGTTGACCGCTGTGGACCCCTGGGAGTTCAGCTTTGCACTAAATACAG GATGAACCAGGCTCGTGTGTACCTGCAGGCCTACAGGGTTGGCTACAAAATCCAGTGTCCTGTGACGAAGAACACATGA
- the LOC103464045 gene encoding fibropellin-1 isoform X2: MFLSPWLPDGSWRVPGFVCLCKYIDECALAAVTGLQACQEGAECTNTPGSFTCSCPVGYVRALNGQGCVDVDECSFEELCRRELGNICVNTPGSFLCQCQQGFRAEAPACVDVDECMESPELCEGQGVCENTLGSYKCICRPGYQGNGTHCEDENECASGIHRCDTNARCGNIIGSYFCQCYQGFNGDGHACFDVDECLLNNGHCEHNCTNELGTHSCQCAAGYQLDQGGHNCTDVDECSAPNGTCQHICVNTIGSFRCSCKPGYQLHIDGRTCVDVDECKLQNGGCSHACTNSPGGFTCHCPRPLLLDTDNLSCANATSCLLRNGGCNHVCSLRAEGDIQCSCRAGWKLGDDLKSCIDANECGDFTNGGCEQLCVNHPGGFNCTCKEGYEVRADNPARCQPVCDPPCQNYGVCVGPNGCDCPPGYPGVGCSAICSPPCAHGGTCMRWNMCLCPSGWTGEGCHTAVCELPCANGGRCVGPDTCQCSSDYTGPQCLLPLCTPACQNGGRCVDVNKCTCVAGWQGARCQIEPIQCQKPCRNGGVCVGLNRCRCAKGFTGSLCDTAVTTRCVPPCQHGATCSPHNTCTCPEGTAGLRCERLTCPVVTMVVSTARAVRKAVRESYVDRCGPLGVQLCTKYRMNQARVYLQAYRVGYKIQCPVTKNT, from the exons ATGTTCCTGTCTCCGTGGCTACCTgatgggtcctggagggtgccaGGGTTTGTCTGCctctgtaaat acataGATGAATGTGCTCTGGCTGCGGTCACGGGCTTGCAGGCCTGTCAGGAAGGGGCTGAATGTACAAACACCCCTGGTTCCTTCACCTGCTCGTGCCCAGTGGGATATGTAAGGGCTTTGAATGGACAAGGCTGTGTAG ATGTGGATGAGTGCAGCTTTGAGGAGCTGTGTCGCCGTGAACTGGGAAACATATGTGTGAACACTCCCGGCAGCTTTCTGTGCCAGTGCCAGCAGGGCTTTAGAGCCGAGGCCCCTGCCTGTGTTG ATGTGGATGAGTGTATGGAGAGTCCCGAGTTGTGCGAAGGTCAGGGTGTGTGTGAGAACACGCTCGGGAGCTACAAGTGTATTTGTAGACCCGGTTACCAGGGAAACGGCACACACTGCGAAG ATGAGAACGAGTGCGCATCAGGCATTCACAGGTGTGACACCAACGCTCGGTGTGGCAACATCATCGGTTCGTACTTCTGCCAGTGTTACCAGGGTTTTAATGGAGATGGGCATGCTTGCTTTG ATGTTGACGAGTGCCTTCTCAACAATGGGCACTGTGAACACAACTGCACCAATGAATTAGGAACGCACAGCTGTCAGTGTGCTGCAGGCTACCAGCTGGACCAGGGTGGACATAACTGCACag ATGTGGATGAGTGTTCAGCTCCAAATGGGACCTGTCAGCACATTTGCGTCAACACTATAGGCTCTTTCCGGTGCTCCTGTAAACCGGGCTACCAGCTGCACATTGATGGCCGCACCTGCGTAG ACGTCGACGAATGCAAACTGCAGAATGGCGGATGCTCTCACGCCTGTACCAACTCTCCTGGGGGATTCACCTGCCACTGCCCGCGTCCTCTGTTGTTGGATACAGACAACCTCTCTTGCGCTA ATGCTACCTCTTGTCTGCTAAGAAATGGAGGCTGCAACCACGTATGTTCCCTAAGAGCTGAGGGCGACATCCAGTGTAGCTGTCGCGCAGGTTGGAAGCTGGGAGACGACCTCAAGAGCTGCATTG ACGCGAACGAGTGCGGGGACTTTACAAACGGAGGCTGTGAGCAGCTCTGTGTGAACCACCCCGGGGGGTTTAACTGCACCTGCAAGGAGGGGTACGAGGTCCGAGCTGATAACCCCGCCAGGTGTCAGC CTGTGTGCGACCCACCATGTCAGAACTACGGAGTGTGTGTGGGGCCAAACGGCTGCGACTGTCCTCCAGGCTACCCTGGTGTGGGATGCTCAG CCATTTGCTCTCCCCCCTGTGCCCATGGAGGAACCTGCATGCGCTGGAACATGTGTTTGTGTCCTTCTGGGTGGACAGGAGAAGGCTGCCACACAG CTGTGTGCGAGCTGCCGTGTGCAAACGGCGGTCGCTGTGTCGGCCCCGATACCTGCCAGTGTTCCTCTGATTACACGGGCCCCCAGTGCCTGTTGC caCTGTGCACTCCAGCCTGTCAGAATGGGGGCAGATGTGTGGATGTTAACAAATGCACGTGTGTTGCTGGATGGCAAGGAGCTCGATGCCAGATTg AGCCCATCCAGTGTCAAAAGCCCTGCAGGAacggaggtgtgtgtgtgggcctTAACCGATGCCGCTGCGCCAAAGGATTCACCGGCAGTCTCTGTGACACAG CTGTAACAACACGATGTGTCCCACCTTGTCAACATGGAGCCACCTGCAGCCCACACAACACCTGCACCTGTCCAGAAGGCACCGCAGGCCTGCGCTGTGAGAGACT GACGTGTCCTGTGGTCACCATGGTGGTCAGTACAGCTCGTGCTGTGAGGAAAGCTGTCAGGGAGAGCTACGTTGACCGCTGTGGACCCCTGGGAGTTCAGCTTTGCACTAAATACAG GATGAACCAGGCTCGTGTGTACCTGCAGGCCTACAGGGTTGGCTACAAAATCCAGTGTCCTGTGACGAAGAACACATGA